Proteins found in one Streptococcus iniae genomic segment:
- a CDS encoding HD domain-containing protein: MKYRQDQEFMEHVGHLIDHPRFQKLDGIVQHHHSTRLEHSINVAYTSYKMAKRFGWDAKSTARGGLLHDFFYYDWRVTKFNKSHAWIHPRIAVRNARKLTDLNKKEEDIILKHMWGATVAFPRYKESYIVTMVDKYWAVKEAVTPMRKRWAKRRFFKRKTLNSHNR; the protein is encoded by the coding sequence TTGATCACCCGCGTTTTCAAAAATTGGATGGCATCGTACAACATCACCACTCCACGCGTTTGGAACATTCTATAAATGTGGCCTACACTAGTTATAAAATGGCTAAACGTTTTGGTTGGGATGCAAAAAGTACGGCTCGTGGTGGGCTTCTTCATGATTTTTTCTATTATGATTGGCGGGTAACAAAATTTAATAAAAGCCATGCTTGGATACACCCAAGGATTGCTGTTAGAAATGCTAGAAAACTGACTGATTTGAATAAAAAAGAAGAAGACATTATTTTAAAACACATGTGGGGAGCAACAGTTGCCTTTCCACGGTATAAAGAAAGCTATATCGTTACTATGGTTGACAAATATTGGGCTGTTAAAGAAGCTGTAACTCCAATGCGAAAGCGTTGGGCAAAAAGACGCTTCTTTAAACGTAAAACGCTTAATAGTCACAATCGTTAA
- a CDS encoding Bax inhibitor-1/YccA family protein gives MDNQAIYTRTDSGLNQFYAKIYSLVGMGIGLSAFVSYLMLYPFRANLISIIGAHPWVYYGATIIELILVFVSSSAAQKNTPAALPLFLTFSALNGFTLSFIIAAYAQTTVLQAFLSSAAVFFAMAVIGSKVKKDLSGLRKAMMAALIGIIIASLVNLFMASGTVSYLISIVSVLIFSGLIASDNQMIKRVYQATDGQVNDGWAVSMALSLYLDFINLFISLLRIFGRND, from the coding sequence ATGGATAATCAAGCAATTTACACCAGAACGGATTCTGGATTGAATCAATTTTATGCTAAAATATATAGCCTAGTAGGTATGGGAATTGGCTTATCAGCCTTTGTTTCTTACCTCATGTTATATCCTTTTAGGGCTAATTTAATTAGCATTATTGGTGCCCACCCTTGGGTTTATTATGGGGCAACTATTATAGAGCTGATTTTAGTTTTTGTCTCTAGTAGCGCAGCACAAAAAAATACACCAGCTGCTTTACCGCTCTTTTTGACTTTCTCAGCCTTAAATGGATTTACTTTAAGTTTTATCATTGCAGCTTATGCACAAACGACAGTGCTTCAAGCCTTTTTATCTTCAGCTGCGGTATTCTTTGCAATGGCTGTTATTGGCTCTAAAGTTAAAAAAGACTTGTCAGGGCTTCGTAAAGCTATGATGGCAGCCTTAATTGGTATAATCATTGCTAGTCTAGTTAATCTTTTTATGGCAAGTGGTACGGTAAGCTATCTGATTAGTATTGTATCTGTTTTGATTTTTTCAGGTTTGATTGCTTCAGACAATCAAATGATTAAGCGTGTTTACCAAGCTACTGATGGTCAAGTTAATGATGGCTGGGCGGTGTCAATGGCCCTAAGTTTGTACCTTGATTTTATTAACTTGTTTATCAGCTTATTACGTATTTTTGGTCGCAATGACTAA